In the genome of Hemiscyllium ocellatum isolate sHemOce1 chromosome 12, sHemOce1.pat.X.cur, whole genome shotgun sequence, one region contains:
- the rab9a gene encoding ras-related protein Rab-9A encodes MAGKSTLLKVILLGDGGVGKSSLMNRYVTNKFDIHLFHTIGVEFLNKDLEVDEHYVTMQIWDTAGQERFRSLRTPFYRGSDCCLLTFSVDDHQSFQNLGNWKKEFIYYADVKEPESFPFVVLGNKIDVAERQVSTEEAQAWCKENGNHPYFETSAKDATNVAVAFEEAVRRVLAADDRSDNFMQTDTVNLNRGKKHSSFCC; translated from the coding sequence ATGGCTGGAAAGTCAACTCTACTAAAAGTGATCCTACTGGGTGATGGTGGAGTAGGGAAAAGTTCACTCATGAATAGATACGTTACCAATAAATTTGACATTCATCTGTTTCACACAATAGGTGTTGAGTTTCTCAACAAAGATTTGGAAGTAGATGAACATTATGTGACAATGCAGATATGGGATACTGCTGGTCAAGAGAGATTTAGAAGCCTTCGGACACCGTTCTATCGAGGCTCTGATTGTTGCCTCCTTACTTTCAGTGTTGATGATCACCAGAGTTTCCAAAATTTGGGCAATTGGAAAAAGGAATTCATCTATTATGCAGATGTCAAGGAACCAGAGAGTTTCCCATTTGTGGTTCTAGGTAATAAAATTGATGTTGCTGAGAGGCAAGTTTCAACAGAAGAAGCTCAGGCTTGGTGCAAAGAGAATGGTAACCATCCTTATTTTGAAACAAGCGCAAAAGATGCTACCAATGTTGCAGTAGCCTTTGAAGAAGCTGTTCGTCGTGTTCTTGCTGCTGATGATAGATCTGACAATTTCATGCAAACAGACACAGTGAATCTTAATCGAGGAAAGAAACACAGTTCTTTCTGCTGCTGA